From a single Tetrapisispora phaffii CBS 4417 chromosome 15, complete genome genomic region:
- the TPHA0O01160 gene encoding GATA-type transcription factor, with amino-acid sequence MNIDQLTNPEPLPTSNLKLDDTTSIEYNKVKLKELELTAVQALVLLDGFKISKAKLRTLAEFPLKQNVCNGILPYPNKNTNTNYARIRINETTSLNVSTASTKVQKSPRVSKKKGIPSKSNKNRNYNGGCVHCGVTETVEWRKGPQGNHTLCNSCGLFYRRLLGFTSYDETIMIFKERYKNNPTDRRIPVHIRRKSKNVRFQN; translated from the coding sequence atgaatatagATCAATTAACCAATCCTGAACCACTTCCAACATCTAACTTAAAACTAGATGATACCACATCAATTGAATACAATAaagtaaaattaaaggaGTTGGAACTTACTGCTGTGCAGGCATTAGTGCTGTTAGATGGTTTTAAAATCTCGAAAGCCAAGCTTAGAACTTTAGCTGAATTTCCACTGAAACAGAATGTTTGTAATGGTATTCTACCTTATCCGAATAAGAatacaaatacaaattatGCTAGGATAAGAATAAATGAAACAACTTCGTTAAATGTTTCAACGGCTAGTACCAAAGTTCAAAAGTCTCCTAGAgtttcaaagaaaaaaggAATCCCTTCcaaatctaataaaaatagaaattATAATGGAGGTTGTGTACATTGTGGTGTTACTGAGACTGTAGAATGGAGGAAGGGTCCACAAGGAAATCACACACTTTGTAACTCATGCGGTTTATTTTATAGGAGACTACTCGGTTTCACTTCATATGATGAAACTATCATGATATTCAAAGAACgatacaaaaataatcCAACTGATCGTAGAATACCAGTTCATATTCGTAGGAAAAGCAAGAATGTAAggtttcaaaattaa
- the TPHA0O01150 gene encoding uncharacterized protein (similar to Saccharomyces cerevisiae YLR257W; ancestral locus Anc_1.378): MSELNLAGSPSLIGESIRSVEDSNNPDYNTAVDASSQINKITGSTLIKQLNKHSNDGLTTKDTSYTSVEDLNREGALLTDEMDMDRIVNVTSELKIDDKEDDEKRLALLKKKKELRERMYGENSKISNNGSSPYLSMSPSLSNANSLVTSTDPIDDQMNTIINDAKHSNIKKSESESESESEKTIRNSYGEFIKKETNKPHLARGDSYQSSVIQEESNGQESKSPERLGRTFNRYSSTEYLRSLSNSLSRDVKNTRSSFSESSSTSDPRLFSTNNYSISQMDLQNAPHIIKEEELEAGDIQARHL; this comes from the coding sequence ATGTCTGAATTAAATCTTGCAGGCAGTCCTTCGTTGATTGGTGAGTCGATTAGGAGCGTAGAGGACTCTAATAATCCCGACTACAACACAGCAGTCGACGCATCTTCTCAAATTAACAAGATTACAGGTTCCACTCTAATTAAgcaattaaataaacattCTAATGATGGTTTAACTACAAAAGATACTTCATATACCTCTGTTGAGGACTTAAATCGTGAAGGTGCTTTATTGACAGACGAAATGGATATGGATCGAATTGTAAACGTTACTTcagaattgaaaattgaTGACAAAGAAGACGATGAAAAAAGATTAGCTTTgctaaagaaaaaaaaggaATTAAGAGAGCGGATGTATGGtgaaaattcaaagataTCAAATAATGGTTCCAGTCCGTACCTCTCTATGTCTCCTTCTTTAAGTAATGCAAACTCTTTAGTAACATCGACTGATCCCATTGATGACCAAATGAATACAATAATCAATGATGCAAAACActcaaatataaaaaaaagtgAATCAGAATCAGAATCAGAATCGGAGAAGACTATTAGAAACTCTTATGGAGAATTTATTAAGAAGGAAACAAATAAACCTCATTTAGCTAGAGGTGATTCATACCAAAGTAGTGTAATTCAGGAGGAATCAAATGGTCAAGAAAGTAAATCACCTGAAAGATTAGGAAGGACGTTTAATAGGTATTCCTCAACCGAATATTTGAGATCTTTATCTAACTCTTTAAGTAGAGATGTCAAAAATACAAGATCCTCTTTCTCTGAATCATCATCCACTTCTGATCCAAGACTTTTTAGTACTAATAATTATTCCATCTCCCAAATGGATTTACAAAATGCTCCTcatattataaaagaagaagaattggAGGCTGGAGATATACAGGCGAGGCATCTCTAG
- the AIP5 gene encoding Aip5p (similar to Saccharomyces cerevisiae YFR016C; ancestral locus Anc_1.377), whose translation MSSSQAISHENSATRLESLMDGIENFLNDGEIVIDYTNAESTNILNHQDKKLSEQLIAGEIYSTDHLRKRSPQHSEDNLNAFEGENKPAMETTKPVHEVETYAIVNSISETANNEENSIAGAEALGYDTVKSNTEVSGVERTQVRSENVQVEIEEPQAELEKPEIKETQVEGPVVEVEEPQVEESEAVVEALQVKEAQVEVETPQLEEMQVETQTEIEEPESEPEGPKVKEPQVEGPAVEVEQPQVEETQTEIEEPESELEGPEVKEPQVEEPAVEVEAPQVEGPAVEVEEPQVEDPEAVVEVPQVEEPAVEVEETHVETQVEETHTEVEKPQIEDSKEEDVIDEDTKSQKSEIGDDSANKPAVHGTISDLLEPEIPGTTMPEAVEPGSEQDIATEIEVSESKTTEQNFEESNIEPIVAAKDSKIEDEILDLMGTSSNTLNDIITEEKSTKPITNSESIINSLLDDTDALLKDLEFVDDSEINDMLLALDNNNTSTTSKSITVVEKETPTTSDASKVIKQSEIRKENMKLPIYIYTSLAGGGFHMIPRTNRLATILTANQVEFTYRDLGTDDEARKVWKRYSKGRMLPGIVRGKDDLIGNYLDIEEANEDYKLLELLYDTI comes from the coding sequence ATGAGTTCCAGCCAAGCCATCTCTCATGAAAATTCAGCCACTCGTTTAGAGTCGTTAATGGATGGTATAgagaattttttgaatgatGGTGAAATAGTTATAGATTATACTAATGCAGAATCGACAAATATTCTGAACCATCAAGATAAGAAACTTAGCGAACAGTTAATTGCTGGGGAAATTTATTCAACGGATCACCTTCGAAAAAGGTCACCTCAGCATTCTGAGGATAACCTAAATGCTTTCGAAGGAGAGAACAAACCAGCGATGGAAACAACTAAACCAGTTCATGAAGTTGAAACTTATGCGATAGTAAACTCAATATCAGAAACAGCTAacaatgaagaaaatagtATTGCAGGAGCTGAGGCACTTGGATATGATACTGTTAAATCAAACACTGAAGTATCTGGTGTTGAAAGAACTCAAGTTAGATCTGAAAACGTTCAAGTTGAGATTGAAGAACCTCAAGCTGAACTTGAAAAACCTGAGATTAAAGAAACTCAAGTTGAAGGACCTGTAGTTGAAGTTGAAGAACCTCAAGTTGAAGAATCTGAAGCTGTAGTCGAAGCACTCCAAGTAAAAGAAGCTCAAGTTGAAGTTGAAACACCCcaattagaagaaatgCAAGTTGAAACTCAAACTGAAATTGAGGAACCTGAATCTGAACCTGAAGGACCCAAGGTTAAAGAACCTCAAGTTGAAGGACCTGCAGTTGAAGTTGAACAACCTCAAGTAGAAGAAACTCAAACTGAAATTGAGGAACCTGAATCTGAACTTGAAGGACCCGAGGTTAAAGAACCTCAAGTTGAAGAACCTGCAGTTGAAGTTGAAGCACCTCAAGTTGAAGGGCCTGCAGTTGAAGTTGAAGAACCTCAAGTTGAAGATCCTGAAGCTGTAGTCGAAGTGCCTCAAGTCGAAGAACCTGCAGttgaagttgaagaaaCTCACGTTGAAACTCAAGTTGAAGAAACTCATACTGAAGTTGAAAAACCTCAAATTGAAGATTCTAAAGAGGAGGACGTTATCGATGAAGACACTAAATCCCAGAAGTCAGAGATTGGCGATGATAGTGCTAATAAGCCTGCCGTCCATGGAACCATATCTGATTTGTTAGAACCTGAAATCCCTGGAACTACAATGCCTGAGGCCGTCGAACCTGGTAGTGAACAAGATATAGCCACCGAAATCGAAGTTAGTGAATCCAAAACTACAGAGCAAAACTTTGAAGAATCAAACATTGAGCCGATTGTTGCAGCTAAAGATTCCAAGATAGAAGATGAAATTTTGGATTTAATGGGTACTAGTTCAAACACATTAAACGATATTATCACTGAAGAAAAATCCACAAAACCAATCACTAATAGCGaaagtattattaattcaCTCCTTGATGATACAGATGCTCTATTAAAAGATTTGGAATTTGTTGACGACAGTGAGATAAATGACATGTTGCTAGCgttagataataataataccaGCACCACTAGCAAGAGCATTACTGTTGTTGAGAAAGAAACTCCAACCACATCGGATGCCAGCAAAGTAATCAAACAAAGTgaaataagaaaagaaaacatgAAACTACcgatatatatatatacttcCTTAGCAGGAGGAGGTTTCCACATGATACCGCGTACGAACAGACTTGCCACGATCTTGACTGCCAATCAAGTTGAATTCACATACCGAGATCTAGGAACAGACGATGAAGCACGTAAAGTTTGGAAACGCTACAGTAAAGGTAGAATGTTACCTGGCATAGTAAGAGGCAAAGATGATCTTATTGGTAATTACCTTGACATTGAGGAAGCAAACGAGGACTATAAACTGCTCGAATTATTATACGACACCATATAA